In Sphingobacterium sp. SRCM116780, the genomic stretch CACATCTAGCTCAACCCAAAATCCTAAAATAGGGATGAGTGAAACAACAAAATAGGTCAATGTTCTCTTCCAATTCCATTTATATTCAATCGTACACATGATCAACATAATGACAAATATGACGACGAAAAAGCCATGAATTGAACCTGCAATCTTTACCGCTTCACGTGTCGCAAAAAAATACTTCATCGGCATAGCAAAGAAAAACAAACATAGGGTTGAAATAGCTTCCCAAAGCGCTATTTGTCTAAAAATACGGAGCATAAAACTTTATTTAAAAATGCGTTAATTCCAAAAATAGAATTATTTAATGACATGAAAATTCAATAATTCACGCTTTGACCTCCGTTTGACATAATTAAATTTCAAGAGGTCAATATTTATTAGTATCAGCCAATTTAATGCGGATCTATTTTATAACATTCGGAAAAAATGTGTACTTTTGAGCAACCTCAATCCATTCTGAATATCTAGAGAATCAAAATAGATTGAGCATTCAACTACACAATAATTATTTTATGAATTACGACATCATTGTAATTGGTAGTGGTCCTGGTGGATATGTTGCTGCCATTAGAGCCTCACAATTAGGTTTCAAAACCGCTATCATCGAGCGCGAATCTTTAGGTGGTATTTGTTTAAACTGGGGATGTATCCCAACTAAAGCTCTATTAAAAAGTGCACAAGTTTTTGAATATTTAAATCATGCTGCTGAATATGGTATCAATGTACAAGGTGGAGAACCTGATTTTGATGCAATAGTGAAAAGAAGTCGTGGCGTAGCTGATGGAATGAGCAAAGGTATTCAATTCTTAATGAAGAAGAATAAAGTTGACGTCATTAATGGTACTGCAAAAATTAAAAAGGGTGGTAAAATCGATGTAAAAGCAGCAGATGGTTCTTCTAAAGAATATACTGCCAAACATACTATTTTAGCCACTGGTGCGCGCTCACGTGAATTACCAAACTTACCTCAAGATGGTAAAAAAATCATCGGATATAGACAAGCATTAGTTCTTCCAAAACAACCAAAATCACTTGTTATCGTAGGATCTGGAGCTATTGGAATTGAATTTGCTTATTTCTACAATGCTATTGGTACGAAAGTGACTGTTGTAGAATTCATGGATAGAATTGTACCTGTTGAAGATGAAGAGATATCGAAACAATTAGAAAAAAGTTTAAAGAAACAAGGTATTAATATTTTAACTTCCTCTGAAGTACAATCTGTTGACACCTCAGGTGCTTTAAGCAAAGTAAATATCAAATCGGCTAAAGGAATGGAAGTTATCGAAGCTGAAGTAGTATTATCAGCAGTAGGTATCATGCCAAACATCGAGAATTTAGGCCTTGAAGAGGTTGGTGTAAAAACAGATCGTGGTCGTGTTCTAGTAGACGATTATTATAAAACAAATATCGAAGGCGTATACGCTATTGGAGATATTGTAAAAGGTCAAGCGCTGGCTCATGTTGCTTCAGCAGAAGGAATTACTTGTATTGAAGCAATAAAAGGTCTTCATGTAGAACCTATCGATTATAATAATATTCCAGGTTGTACATATTGTTCTCCTGAGGTAGCTTCTGTAGGATATACTGAAAAAGCGGCAAAAGAAGCTGGTTATGAAATAAAAGTAGGTAAATTTCCTTTCTCAGCATCTGGTAAAGCATCTGCAGCGGGTACAAAAGATGGATTTGTAAAAGTTATTTTTGATGCTAAATATGGTGAGTTTTTAGGGGCACACTTAATTGGTGCTAATGTAACTGAAATGATTGCTGAAATTGTAGTGGCTCGAAAATTAGAAACAACTGGTC encodes the following:
- a CDS encoding DUF3817 domain-containing protein; this translates as MLRIFRQIALWEAISTLCLFFFAMPMKYFFATREAVKIAGSIHGFFVVIFVIMLIMCTIEYKWNWKRTLTYFVVSLIPILGFWVELDVKKIINGQKK
- the lpdA gene encoding dihydrolipoyl dehydrogenase, which encodes MNYDIIVIGSGPGGYVAAIRASQLGFKTAIIERESLGGICLNWGCIPTKALLKSAQVFEYLNHAAEYGINVQGGEPDFDAIVKRSRGVADGMSKGIQFLMKKNKVDVINGTAKIKKGGKIDVKAADGSSKEYTAKHTILATGARSRELPNLPQDGKKIIGYRQALVLPKQPKSLVIVGSGAIGIEFAYFYNAIGTKVTVVEFMDRIVPVEDEEISKQLEKSLKKQGINILTSSEVQSVDTSGALSKVNIKSAKGMEVIEAEVVLSAVGIMPNIENLGLEEVGVKTDRGRVLVDDYYKTNIEGVYAIGDIVKGQALAHVASAEGITCIEAIKGLHVEPIDYNNIPGCTYCSPEVASVGYTEKAAKEAGYEIKVGKFPFSASGKASAAGTKDGFVKVIFDAKYGEFLGAHLIGANVTEMIAEIVVARKLETTGHEMIKAVHPHPTMSEAIMEACADAYGEVIHL